The Amaranthus tricolor cultivar Red isolate AtriRed21 chromosome 6, ASM2621246v1, whole genome shotgun sequence genome has a segment encoding these proteins:
- the LOC130814795 gene encoding putative clathrin assembly protein At5g57200, whose translation MGTFQSFRKAYGALKDSTTVGLAKVNSEFKDLDIAVVKATNHVEAPPKERHVRKIFAATSVVRPRADVAYCIHALARRLAKTKNWIVAIKVLIVIHRTLREGDPTFREELLAYSHRGQILQISNFKDDSSPLAWDCSAWVRTYALFLEERLECFRVLKYDIEAERLTRSSPGASKVHSRTRLLTPDELLDQLPALQQLLFRLMGCQPEGAACCNYLVQYALALVLKESFKIYCAINDGIINLVDMFFDMSKHDAVKALNIYKRAGQQAEHLADFYEFSKRLDLARNFQFPTLRQPPASFLATMEEYVREATQNGSVSKRLEYQERDESPHKSEEAENEIKQEEEEEEKADEPEEEPQPEPEPQSEPPPLISTDDDDLLGLRELNPRAAELEESNALALAIIPPGGEHRSTPSNALMEFDGTSGWELALVTKPSNINNAPLPETKLAGGFDNLLLNSLYEDENARRQLQMQNAGYGPYGMAAGAMQVHNPYEQQNDPFSMSNNFAPPTNVQMAMSQQQQHQMMMQQQMMMQQHNHYQQLTQPQSMMMVPYQNAASPSPYHQTQQQQQQPMGIGSSNPFGDPFSVLAQNGTAHHANHGLL comes from the exons ATGGGAACATTTCAAAGCTTTCGAAAAGCTTATGGAGCCCTTAAGGATTCTACCACTGTTGGCCTTGCAAAAGTCAACAGCGAATTTAAG gaTTTGGATATAGCAGTGGTGAAGGCAACTAATCATGTAGAGGCTCCTCCAAAGGAAAGACATGTTAGAA AAATATTTGCTGCAACATCAGTTGTTCGGCCACGAGCAGACGTTGCGTATTGCATTCATGCATTGGCAAGGAGGTTGGCCAAGACCAAAAATTGGATT GTTGCAATAAAGGTATTGATAGTTATTCATAGGACATTGAGAGAAGGAGATCCTACTTTTAGGGAGGAGCTACTGGCCTACTCACACAGGGGACAAATCcttcaaatttcaaattttaaggATGATTCAAGCCCATTAG CTTGGGATTGTTCTGCATGGGTTCGGACATATGCACTCTTCCTTGAAGAAAGACTAGAGTGTTTTAGGGTGTTGAAGTATGACATTGAGGCAGAACGATTGACGAGATCTTCCCCAGGTGCAAGCAAG GTACACAGTAGAACCCGCCTTTTAACCCCCGATGAACTGTTGGATCAACTGCCTGCTCTACAGCAACTTCTGTTCAGGTTGATGGGTTGCCAG CCTGAAGGAGCGGCTTGCTGCAATTATCTTGTACAGTATGCTCTAGCCTTG GTGCTGAAAGAGAGTTTCAAAATTTACTGCGCGATCAATGATGGAATAATCAATTTAGTCGATATG tTCTTCGACATGAGTAAACATGACGCAGTGAAAGCACTTAACATTTATAAAAGAGCAGGACAGCAG GCCGAACATTTAGCTGATTTTTATGAATTCAGCAAAAGATTGGATCTAGCCAGGAATTTTCAGTTCCCGACTTTACGACAG CCTCCTGCGTCATTTCTGGCTACTATGGAGGAATATGTCAGAGAAGCAACGCAAAACGGTTCTGTGTCGAAGAGACTG GAGTATCAAGAAAGGGATGAATCCCCACACAAAAGCGAAGAAGCTGAAAATGAAATAAAGcaagaggaagaagaggaagagaaagCAGACGAGCCAGAGGAGGAGCCTCAACCAGAGCCCGAACCTCAATCTGAACCTCCTCCCTTGATATCCACAGACGATGATGATCTTCTT GGTCTTAGGGAATTAAATCCAAGAGCTGCAGAATTGGAAGAAAGCAATGCCTTAGCTCTTGCCATTATTCCACCTG GAGGTGAGCATCGTTCTACTCCAAGCAATGCCTTGATGGAGTTCGATGGTACATCAGGATGGGAGCTAGCCCTTGTTACAAAGCCTAGCAACATAAACAACGCCCCACTGCCAGAGACCAAACTG GCGGGTGGCTTTGATAATCTATTACTGAATAGCTTATACGAAGATGAGAACGCAAGAAGACAGTTACAGATGCAGAATGCAGGGTATGGTCCATACGGAATGGCAGCAGGTGCAATGCAAGTACACAATCCGTATGAACAACAAAATGACCcattttcaatgtcgaacaacTTTGCACCACCAACGAACGTTCAGATGGCTATGTCTCAGCAACAGCAACATCAAATGATGATGCAACAACAAATGATGATGCAGCAACATAACCATTACCAACAATTAACACAACCTCAGAGTATGATGATGGTGCCATACCAAAACGCCGCTTCACCCTCTCCCTACCACCAGacgcagcagcagcagcagcaaccCATGGGCATCGGTTCATCTAACCCATTTGGAGATCCATTTTCTGTGTTAGCTCAAAATGGAACAGCCCATCATGCAAATCACGGTCTACTTTAG
- the LOC130814790 gene encoding villin-4-like encodes MSVSLRDLDPAFQGAGQKAGLEIWRIENFCPVRVPSSSYGKFYTGDSYIILKTTTLKSGALCQDIHYWLGKDTSQDEAGAAAVKTVELDAALGGRAVQYREVQGHETEKFLSYFKPCIIPLEGGVASGFKHHESEEYKARLYVCRGKHVVHVNEVPCARTSLNHDDIFILDTESKIFQFNGSNSSIQERAKALEVVQYIKDNNHHGKCDIAAIEDGRLMADAESGEFWGFFGGFAPLPRKTASEGDKNADPTPAKLFRVEKGQAEPEEADSLTRELLDTNKCYILDCGTEVYIWMGRNTTLDDRKTASGAAEELLRSLDRPKSHVIRVIEGFETVAFKAKFGLWPPTAEVAVSEDGRGKVAALLKRQGVNVKGLVKAEPAKDEPQVYIDCTGNLQVWRINNNKKNLLSASEQSKFYSGDCYIFQYSYPGEDKEEHLIGTWFGKQSVEEEQTSAIALASKMVEAMKFVPTQARFYEGSEPIQFFAIFQSFIVFKGGLSEGYKKYITDNELPDGTYTEDGVALFRVQGSGPDNMQAIQVDLAPSSLNSSYCYILHSGSTIFSWSGNLTSSDDHELVERQLDIIKPNLQCKTLKEGAESEQFWQLLGEKAEYPSQKIARESESDPHLFSCHFSKGVLKVTEIYNFSQDDLMAEDIFLLDCHSDIFVWVGQQVDSKTKLQALTIGAKFVERDFLLEKLSPKVPIYVVMEGNEPPFFTRFFTWDSAKFSMHGNSFQRKLAVMKNGGILTVDKPKRRTPVSYGGRSSVPDKSQSRSRSMSFSPDRVRVRGRSPAFNALAATFENTNARNLSTPPPIVRKLYPKSGTPDSANQAPKAAAIAALTASFEKTPREPVIIPRSRKVNPESPKETPTPESNSKDKSMGSIQEDSKEDEAEDEEGLTTYPYERLKTTSEDPVIEIDVTKRETYLSAAEFKEKFGMTKAEFYRQPKWKQNKLKMALQLF; translated from the exons ATGTCAGTTTCCCTTAGAGATCTTGATCCTGCATTCCAGGGAGCTGGTCAAAAGGC AGGCCTGGAGATATggagaattgaaaatttctGTCCTGTACGTGTCCCTAGCTCCTCTTACGGAAAATTTTATACCGGAGattcttatattattttaaag ACAACAACTTTAAAGAGTGGTGCGTTATGTCAGGATATACATTATTGGCTTGGGAAAGATACTTCTCAA GATGAAGCTGGTGCTGCAGCTGTCAAAACTGTGGAGTTGGATGCAGCTCTGGGTGGTCGTGCTGTCCAATATAGAGAAGTACAAGGTCATGAAACAGAGAAGTTTCTTTCATATTTTAAACCATGTATCATACCATTGGAAGGTGGAGTTGCGTCCGGTTTCAAGCATCATGAATCTGAAGAATATAAGGCGCGCCTTTATGTATGTAGGGGGAAACATGTAGTTCACGTAAATGAG GTTCCTTGTGCCCGAACCTCATTAAATCACGATGATATATTCATTTTGGACACTGAAtcaaaaatatttcaatttaatGGATCCAACTCTTCCATTCAAGAGAGAGCTAAAGCATTGGAAGTTGTTCAATATATTAAAGACAACAATCATCATGGAAAATGTGATATAGCTGCAATCG AGGATGGAAGGTTGATGGCTGATGCTGAATCGGGTGAATTCTGGGGTTTTTTTGGTGGATTTGCTCCTCTACCGAGGAAAACAGCTAGTGAAGGTGATAAAAATGCTGATCCAACTCCTGCTAAGCTTTTCCG GGTTGAGAAGGGACAGGCAGAACCAGAAGAAGCTGACTCTTTAACTAGGGAGCTACTTGATACAAATAAATGCTATATTCTAGACTGTGGTACTGAAGTTTATATATGGATGGGAAGGAATACCACTCTTGATGATAGGAAAACTGCAAGTGGAGCAGCAGAA GAATTGCTTCGAAGTCTTGATCGTCCAAAGTCTCATGTTATTCGTGTCATTGAGGGATTTGAGACAGTTGCCTTCAAAGCAAAATTTGGTTTATGGCCTCCAACTGCTGAGGTTGCTGTATCTGAAGATGGAAGAGGCAAGGTCGCTG CTCTCCTCAAACGTCAGGGTGTTAATGTGAAAGGACTTGTTAAAGCTGAACCTGCAAAAGATGAACCCCAAGTATACATTGACTGCACAGGAAATTTGCAG GTTTGGCGCATAAACAACAATAAGAAAAATCTCCTTTCTGCTTCAGAACAGTCAAAGTTCTACAGTGGAGATTGCTATATATTTCAGTATTCATACCCTGGAGAAGACAAGGAGGAACATCTTATTGGGACATGGTTTGGAAAGCAAAGTGTTGAG gaAGAACAAACATCAGCTATTGCCCTGGCTAGCAAGATGGTGGAAGCTATGAAATTTGTTCCAACTCAG GCTCGTTTTTATGAAGGAAGTGAGCCGATCCAGTTCTTTGCTATCTTTCAAAGCTTTATTGTTTTCAAG GGTGGACTGAGTGAAGGGTACAAAAAGTACATTACGGATAATGAACTTCCTGATGGTACGTACACAGAGGATGGTGTAGCTTTGTTTCGAGTTCAAGGTTCTGGACCTGATAATATGCAAGCTATTCAAGTAGATTTG GCTCCATCATCTTTAAATTCTTCATACTGTTACATATTACATAGTGGCTCCACTATATTTTCATGGTCTGGAAATCTCACATCGTCAGATGATCACGAGCTTGTCGAGCGGCAGTTGGATATCATCAAG CCAAATTTGCAGTGCAAAACATTAAAAGAAGGAGCAGAATCCGAACAATTCTGGCAGTTATTAGGAGAAAAAGCTGAATACCCAAGCCAGAAGATAGCTAGAGAATCGGAAAGCGATCCTCACTTATTCTCGTGCCATTTCTCTAAAG GAGTTTTGAAG GTGACAGAAATATACAACTTCTCCCAGGATGATCTAATGGCTgaagatatatttttattggattGTCACTCAGATATATTTGTGTGGGTTGGACAACAAGTGGATTCTAAGACCAAATTGCAAGCTTTGACTATTGGGGCG AAATTCGTGGAGCGTGATTTTCTTCTTGAGAAGCTCTCTCCTAAAGTGCCTATCTATGTTGTCATGGAAGGGAACGAACCCCCTTTCTTCACTCGCTTTTTTACGTGGGACTCGGCAAAATTTTCT ATGCATGGAAACTCTTTTCAGAGAAAATTAGCGGTAATGAAGAATGGAGGGATCCTGACTGTGGAT AAACCGAAGAGGAGAACGCCTGTATCATATGGGGGGAGATCGAGTGTTCCTGACAAATCACAGAGTCGTTCAAGGAGTATGTCTTTCAGCCCAGATCGTGTTCGAGTAAGAGGAAGGTCTCCTGCATTTAATGCCCTTGCTGCTACTTTTGAGAATACAAATGCTAGGAACCTTTCAACACCACCTCCAATCGTTAGGAAGCTTTATCCAAAATCAGGCACTCCAGATTCTGCTAATCAAGCTCCAAAAGCTGCTGCTATTGCAGCACTTACGGCATCATTCGAGAAAACTCCTCGAGAACCTGTTATTATACCTCGCTCCCGTAAAG TGAATCCAGAATCTCCGAAAGAAACACCAACTCCGGAGTCAAATTCCAAGGACAAATCCATGGGTAGCATACAAGAGGATTCCAAGGAAGATGAGGCTGAAGACGAAGAGGGACTTACAACGTACCCATATGAACGCTTAAAGACAACATCTGAAGATCCTGTTATCGAAATTGATGTCACTAAGCGAGAG ACCTACCTTTCTGCAGCAGAATTCAAAGAAAAGTTCGGGATGACAAAGGCAGAATTCTATAGGCAACCCAAGTGGAAACAGAATAAGCTCAAAATGGCATTGCAATTGTTTTGA